From Lolium perenne isolate Kyuss_39 chromosome 5, Kyuss_2.0, whole genome shotgun sequence, a single genomic window includes:
- the LOC127302600 gene encoding probable inactive purple acid phosphatase 29 isoform X2 yields MARLGIRCSLSPLVLLLLLFLAAAPVNGDADGGLRFRREGGTFKVLQVADMHYGDGPSTPCEDVLPAQQRSCSDLNTTAFLYRVLRAEDPDLVVFTGDNIFGADSTDAASSMDAAIAPAIAMKLPWAAILGNHDQEGTLSREGVMRHLVGMKNTLSCFNPEGVEIDGYGNYNLEVSGVEGTLLANKSVLNLYFLDSGDYSTVWWIPGYGWIKDSQQAWFRQTSANLQKKYTSEQPTQKEPAPSLAYFHIPLPEFNSFTASSFTGVKQEGISSPWINSGFFTTMVEAGDVKAAFIGHDHVNDFCGKLTGIQLCYSGGFGYHAYGKAGWSRRARVVSVQLEKTESGEWQGVKSIKTWKRLDDQNLTTIDSEVLWNRGSNGRRRKSHDGS; encoded by the exons ATGGCCCGCCTCGGCATCCGGTGCTCTCTGTCGCcgctggtcctcctcctcctcctcttcctcgcggCGGCGCCGGTGAACGGCGATGCTGACGGCGGCCTGCGGTTCCGGCGGGAGGGCGGGACGTTCAAGGTGCTGCAGGTGGCGGACATGCACTACGGGGACGGCCCGAGCACCCCGTGCGAGGACGTCCTCCCGGCGCAGCAGCGCAGCTGCTCCGACCTCAACACCACCGCCTTCCTCTACCGCGTCCTCCGCGCCGAGGACCCTGACCTCGTCGTATTCACAG GTGATAACATTTTCGGCGCGGACTCAACCGACGCGGCCAGCTCGATGGATGCGGCGATTGCTCCAGCCATTGCCATGAAACTCCCTTGGGCTGCTATCCTCGGTAACCATGACCAGGAGGGCACGCTGTCGCGAGAAGGTGTGATGCGCCACCTTGTAGGAATGAAGAACACCCTTTCATGCTTCAATCCAGAAGGAGTAGAGATCGATGGCTACGGAAATTACAATCTGGAAGTTAGTGGGGTTGAAGGAACCCTGCTGGCTAACAAATCTGTGCTCAACCTTTATTTCCTTGACAGTGGTGACTACTCTACCGTATGGTGGATCCCCGGTTATGGTTGGATCAAGGATTCACAGCAAGCTTGGTTCCGGCAAACCTCTGCAAATCTCCAG AAAAAATATACCAGTGAACAGCCCACACAGAAGGAACCAGCACCGAGTCTTGCTTACTTCCACATCCCATTGCCGGAGTTCAACAGCTTTACGGCATCCAGTTTCACCGGAGTAAAGCAGGAGGGTATCAGCTCACCATGGATCAACTCCGGCTTTTTTACCACCATGGTGGAAGCTGGAGATGTGAAGGCTGCCTTTATAGGACATGATCACGTAAATGATTTCTGTGGGAAGCTCACTGGCATTCAGCTGTGCTACTCTGGTGGGTTCGGTTACCATGCGTATGGGAAGGCAGGGTGGTCAAGGAGAGCAAGGGTGGTGTCTGTGCAGCTTGAGAAGACAGAGAGCGGTGAGTGGCAAGGAGTGAAGTCTATCAAGACATGGAAGAGGCTTGATGATCAAAATCTCACCACAATTGACTCCGAGGTACTATGGAACAGAGGCTCTAATG GGAGGCGAAGGAAGAGTCATGATGGGAGCTGA
- the LOC127302600 gene encoding probable inactive purple acid phosphatase 29 isoform X1, with product MARLGIRCSLSPLVLLLLLFLAAAPVNGDADGGLRFRREGGTFKVLQVADMHYGDGPSTPCEDVLPAQQRSCSDLNTTAFLYRVLRAEDPDLVVFTGDNIFGADSTDAASSMDAAIAPAIAMKLPWAAILGNHDQEGTLSREGVMRHLVGMKNTLSCFNPEGVEIDGYGNYNLEVSGVEGTLLANKSVLNLYFLDSGDYSTVWWIPGYGWIKDSQQAWFRQTSANLQKKYTSEQPTQKEPAPSLAYFHIPLPEFNSFTASSFTGVKQEGISSPWINSGFFTTMVEAGDVKAAFIGHDHVNDFCGKLTGIQLCYSGGFGYHAYGKAGWSRRARVVSVQLEKTESGEWQGVKSIKTWKRLDDQNLTTIDSEVLWNRGSNEPELIRELPIDREAKEES from the exons ATGGCCCGCCTCGGCATCCGGTGCTCTCTGTCGCcgctggtcctcctcctcctcctcttcctcgcggCGGCGCCGGTGAACGGCGATGCTGACGGCGGCCTGCGGTTCCGGCGGGAGGGCGGGACGTTCAAGGTGCTGCAGGTGGCGGACATGCACTACGGGGACGGCCCGAGCACCCCGTGCGAGGACGTCCTCCCGGCGCAGCAGCGCAGCTGCTCCGACCTCAACACCACCGCCTTCCTCTACCGCGTCCTCCGCGCCGAGGACCCTGACCTCGTCGTATTCACAG GTGATAACATTTTCGGCGCGGACTCAACCGACGCGGCCAGCTCGATGGATGCGGCGATTGCTCCAGCCATTGCCATGAAACTCCCTTGGGCTGCTATCCTCGGTAACCATGACCAGGAGGGCACGCTGTCGCGAGAAGGTGTGATGCGCCACCTTGTAGGAATGAAGAACACCCTTTCATGCTTCAATCCAGAAGGAGTAGAGATCGATGGCTACGGAAATTACAATCTGGAAGTTAGTGGGGTTGAAGGAACCCTGCTGGCTAACAAATCTGTGCTCAACCTTTATTTCCTTGACAGTGGTGACTACTCTACCGTATGGTGGATCCCCGGTTATGGTTGGATCAAGGATTCACAGCAAGCTTGGTTCCGGCAAACCTCTGCAAATCTCCAG AAAAAATATACCAGTGAACAGCCCACACAGAAGGAACCAGCACCGAGTCTTGCTTACTTCCACATCCCATTGCCGGAGTTCAACAGCTTTACGGCATCCAGTTTCACCGGAGTAAAGCAGGAGGGTATCAGCTCACCATGGATCAACTCCGGCTTTTTTACCACCATGGTGGAAGCTGGAGATGTGAAGGCTGCCTTTATAGGACATGATCACGTAAATGATTTCTGTGGGAAGCTCACTGGCATTCAGCTGTGCTACTCTGGTGGGTTCGGTTACCATGCGTATGGGAAGGCAGGGTGGTCAAGGAGAGCAAGGGTGGTGTCTGTGCAGCTTGAGAAGACAGAGAGCGGTGAGTGGCAAGGAGTGAAGTCTATCAAGACATGGAAGAGGCTTGATGATCAAAATCTCACCACAATTGACTCCGAGGTACTATGGAACAGAGGCTCTAATG AACCGGAACTTATCAGAGAGTTGCCAATTGACAGGGAGGCGAAGGAAGAGTCATGA
- the LOC127302601 gene encoding probable inactive purple acid phosphatase 29 — protein sequence MAARHGLLLLLFVAAAAVAYAGKGKGHDGGGTGGLRFRREGGTFKVLQVADMHYADGRSTPCEDVLPAQDRGCSDLNTTAFLYRVLRAEDPDLVVFTGDNIYGADSTDAAKSMDAAIAPAIAMRLPWAAVIGNHDQEGTLSRESVMRHLVGMKNTLSRFNPQGVEIDGYGNYNLEVGGVEGTLLANKSVLNLYFLDSGDYSTVPSIPGYGWIKASQQAWFKKTSASLQKNYTNEDPKQKDPAPALAYFHIPLPEFGSFTASNMTGVRQEGISSASINSGFFTTMVEAGDVKAAFIGHDHLNDFCGKLTRIQLCYAGGFGYHAYGKAGWSRRARVVSVQLEKAEGGEWQGVKSIKTWKRLDDQHLTTIDSEVLWNRGSNGGRRKNGDGS from the exons ATGGCCGCCCGCCAcggcctgctcctgctcctcttcgtcgccgcggcggcggtggcttACGCCGGGAAGGGGAAGGGCCACGACGGCGGGGGCACCGGCGGGCTACGGTTCAGGCGGGAGGGCGGAACGTTCAAGGTGCTGCAGGTTGCGGACATGCACTACGCGGACGGGCGGAGCACCCCGTGCGAGGACGTGCTGCCGGCGCAGGACCGCGGCTGCTCCGACCTCAACACCACCGCCTTTCTCTACCGCGTCCTCCGCGCCGAGGACCCGGACCTCGTCGTCTTCACCG GTGATAACATCTACGGCGCGGACTCGACCGACGCGGCCAAGTCGATGGACGCGGCAATTGCTCCAGCCATTGCCATGAGACTTCCCTGGGCAGCTGTGATCGGTAACCATGACCAGGAGGGCACGCTATCGCGGGAGAGCGTGATGCGACACCTTGTAGGCATGAAGAACACCCTTTCGCGCTTCAATCCACAAGGGGTAGAGATCGACGGCTACGGAAATTATAACCTGGAAGTTGGTGGAGTTGAAGGAACCTTGCTGGCCAACAAATCAGTGCTCAACCTTTATTTTCTTGACAGTGGTGACTATTCGACAGTGCCATCGATCCCTGGTTATGGTTGGATCAAGGCCTCACAGCAAGCTTGGTTCAAGAAAACCTCTGCGAGTCTCCAG AAAAATTATACGAATGAAGATCCCAAACAGAAGGATCCAGCACCTGCTCTTGCATACTTCCACATTCCATTGCCAGAGTTTGGCAGCTTCACAGCATCCAATATGACAGGAGTAAGACAGGAGGGTATCAGCTCAGCGTCAATCAACTCTGGCTTCTTTACCACCATGGTGGAAGCTGGAGATGTGAAGGCTGCCTTTATAGGGCATGATCACTTAAACGACTTCTGCGGGAAGCTCACTCGTATTCAGCTGTGCTATGCTGGTGGGTTCGGTTACCATGCGTACGGAAAGGCTGGGTGGTCAAGGAGAGCTAGGGTGGTGTCTGTGCAACTTGAGAAGGCGGAGGGCGGCGAGTGGCAAGGAGTGAAGTCTATCAAGACGTGGAAGAGGCTTGATGATCAACATCTCACCACAATTGACTCAGAGGTCCTATGGAACAGAGGCTCTAATG GGGGACGCAGGAAGAATGGTGATGGAAGCTGA